GCGTCGCCTCGGTCCTGAGCTGGATCGCGGGCACGCCGCTGGCCTCCGGCGCCGGGCCGCTCGACGGCGACGCCGCCGAGCAGCTGCGCCGCTTCACCGAGCTCGGACATGCGATCGGAAAGCTGCATGTGGCGACCGACCGGCTGACCCTGCCGCAGGGCTTTTCCCGCCCGCATTGGGACATTGACGGCCTGCTCGGCCCGGCTCCGTTCTGGGGCCGGTTCTGGGACCATCCCGCCGCCAGCGACGCCGAGGCGATCCTGCTGCAGGAAGCCCGCCGCTTCGCCCGCGAAAGGCTGTCGGCCTATGCCGCCGCAGGCGGGGATCGCGGGCTCATCCACGCCGATCTGATGCGCGAGAATGTGCTTTTCGACGGGCCGCGCGCCCATCTGATCGATTTCGACGATTGCGGCTTCGGCTTCCGGATCTACGACCTCGGCACCGCGCTCGTGCCCAATCTGGAAGAGCCCGAGCTCGATGCCATCGCCACCGGCCTGCTCGAGGGCTATGCAGACGAACGCGGGCTGAACGATGACGACCTGGCGATGCTGCCGGTTTTCGTCATGCTGCGCACACTGGCCTCGGTGGGCTGGACCATGCCCCGGCTCACCTCAGACGACCCGCGTATCCGTGCCTATCTGAACCGCGCCGTGCGCACCGCCCATGCGGTGATGGAAGGCCGTCCACTGTTCCGGATCGGGTGAGCCGCCCAAACGACGCGCCTACGGCCGATGGCGCGTCTTGGGTATTTGGACCAAGAAGAAAGAGGCGCGTATCTCTGCTTCTTCTTGGCTCAAATACCCATGGCGCAAGGCATGCCAAGGGCGGGCCGCCGGGATGTCAGACCACGACCTCCATCGGCGCCTGGGCGCCGACCGCGAAGACCCGCTTGTAGCGCTCGATCTCGGCGGCGGGGCCCATCGCCTTGTTCGGGTTGTCGCTGAGCTTGACGGTCGGCTGCCCATTGGCGCTGACCGCCTTGCAGACCAGACTGAACGGCGCCAGCCCGTCGCCGGGCACGAGACCGCGGAAATCGTTGGTCAGAAGCGTGCCC
The genomic region above belongs to Rhodovulum sulfidophilum DSM 1374 and contains:
- a CDS encoding phosphotransferase enzyme family protein, which translates into the protein MTEAETLSLAEEAIAHWEGCTAPRLLSHRENAVFAIALSDGRRGVLRLHRRGYQSADAIRSELWWMQALAGAGVAVPCPEPTRDGALLAHLDDGRVASVLSWIAGTPLASGAGPLDGDAAEQLRRFTELGHAIGKLHVATDRLTLPQGFSRPHWDIDGLLGPAPFWGRFWDHPAASDAEAILLQEARRFARERLSAYAAAGGDRGLIHADLMRENVLFDGPRAHLIDFDDCGFGFRIYDLGTALVPNLEEPELDAIATGLLEGYADERGLNDDDLAMLPVFVMLRTLASVGWTMPRLTSDDPRIRAYLNRAVRTAHAVMEGRPLFRIG